One region of Catenuloplanes indicus genomic DNA includes:
- the prmC gene encoding peptide chain release factor N(5)-glutamine methyltransferase, with the protein MARGTSRLDEAGVPTPRVDAEILAAHVLGESRSQLLLSDGFTEEALLEYVKAIEKRATGVPLQHITGKAPFRHIELSVGPGVFVPRPETELLADWGLAALAGHSRPVVVDLCSGSGAIALAVANERPDAKVYAVERSPEALTWLRRNAADRAGAGDPHITVVEGDVADDSVLAELNGTVDLVLCNPPYVPRGTKVAVEVDHDPPQAVFGGEEGLDVIPAVIGTAARLLTSGGSFAVEHDETHGAEVPALLREDGRFAIVRLRYDLAQRARYTTAHKG; encoded by the coding sequence GTGGCCCGCGGGACGTCGCGCCTGGACGAGGCCGGTGTACCGACGCCGCGCGTCGACGCGGAGATCCTCGCTGCCCACGTGCTGGGCGAGTCCCGCTCGCAGCTGCTGCTCTCCGACGGTTTCACCGAGGAGGCGCTGCTGGAGTACGTGAAAGCGATCGAGAAGCGGGCGACCGGCGTGCCGCTGCAGCACATCACCGGCAAGGCGCCGTTCCGGCACATCGAGCTCTCCGTCGGCCCCGGCGTGTTCGTGCCCCGGCCGGAGACCGAGCTGCTGGCGGACTGGGGCCTGGCCGCGCTGGCCGGGCACTCCCGGCCGGTGGTGGTCGACCTGTGCAGCGGTTCCGGCGCGATCGCCCTGGCGGTGGCGAACGAGCGCCCGGACGCGAAGGTCTACGCGGTGGAGCGATCCCCGGAGGCGCTGACCTGGCTGCGGCGCAACGCGGCCGACCGGGCGGGCGCCGGTGACCCGCACATCACCGTGGTGGAGGGCGACGTCGCGGACGACTCAGTGCTGGCCGAGCTGAACGGCACCGTGGACCTGGTGCTGTGCAACCCGCCGTACGTGCCGCGCGGCACGAAGGTCGCGGTCGAGGTCGACCACGACCCGCCGCAGGCCGTGTTCGGCGGCGAGGAGGGCCTGGACGTCATCCCCGCGGTGATCGGCACGGCCGCGCGCCTGCTGACCTCCGGCGGTTCGTTCGCGGTGGAGCACGACGAGACGCACGGCGCGGAGGTGCCGGCGCTGCTGCGCGAGGACGGCCGGTTCGCCATCGTCCGGCTCCGGTACGACCTCGCGCAGCGCGCCCGCTACACCACCGCGCACAAGGGTTAG
- a CDS encoding GGDEF domain-containing protein: MGWLDRVADQADRLREARTLQQADRSAEASRLLEQVAESTRDPYARTDALVQRLGTLINLGRTAEYGPAMDRAFEAVQELPEPYVRGQLHAFAALAAHHQGALDRCVMHLVQSSRALNAVTEPDSDTAWGWHDLAMAYSYLAFHGYALSAIERARQIGAAAGLPEEVLAAPGIRLRNAIALDHSGDTDGCLRVLRDVSDDLARIGRAGHLDRIRPSSRAAYGYTVARRAALGERGPVDAWSLLAYGGDSARARDLRRLGEVCLSIADGRTAEALTQIGSVTVAPETLGAAEPARLRSISYARAGDHEAAHRADRLAFRLATQRNDRLREVYVDGIAARLDQEEMRRAAAQSGGEALSDPLTGLPNRRRLERYVAELAEHGERAALGVCDLMGFTSVNTVHGHHAGDLVLQRVAGVINRVMRRGDFVARYGGDEFVVVLPGAGTAQATEVGRRISTALAAEDWESLVPGTPISARLGWAEVNGAVPEGRGGLADALVRAFRTVTA, encoded by the coding sequence GTGGGTTGGCTCGACCGGGTCGCGGACCAGGCCGACCGCCTGCGTGAGGCGCGCACGTTGCAGCAGGCCGACCGCTCGGCGGAGGCGTCCCGCCTGCTGGAGCAGGTCGCGGAGAGCACACGTGACCCGTACGCGCGGACCGACGCGCTCGTCCAGCGGCTCGGTACGCTGATCAACCTCGGGCGCACCGCGGAGTACGGGCCGGCCATGGACCGCGCGTTCGAGGCCGTGCAGGAGCTGCCGGAGCCGTACGTGCGGGGTCAGCTGCACGCGTTCGCCGCGCTCGCCGCCCATCACCAGGGCGCGCTCGACCGCTGCGTGATGCACCTGGTGCAGAGCTCGCGCGCGCTCAACGCGGTCACCGAGCCGGACTCGGACACCGCGTGGGGCTGGCACGACCTCGCGATGGCGTACTCGTACCTGGCGTTCCACGGTTACGCGCTGTCCGCGATCGAGCGAGCCCGGCAGATCGGCGCCGCGGCCGGACTTCCCGAGGAGGTGCTGGCCGCGCCCGGCATCCGGCTGCGCAACGCGATCGCGCTGGACCACTCCGGCGACACGGACGGCTGCCTGCGCGTGCTCCGCGACGTCAGTGACGACCTGGCCCGGATCGGCCGGGCCGGTCACCTGGACCGGATCCGGCCCAGCAGCCGCGCGGCGTACGGCTACACGGTCGCCCGCCGCGCCGCGCTCGGCGAACGCGGGCCGGTCGACGCGTGGTCGCTGCTCGCGTACGGCGGGGACAGCGCGCGCGCCCGGGACCTGCGCCGGCTCGGCGAGGTGTGCCTGTCCATCGCGGACGGCCGGACCGCCGAGGCACTCACCCAGATCGGCTCGGTCACGGTCGCGCCGGAGACGCTCGGTGCGGCCGAACCAGCTCGGCTGCGCAGCATCTCGTACGCCCGGGCCGGTGACCACGAGGCGGCGCACCGCGCGGACCGGCTCGCGTTCCGGCTCGCCACCCAGCGCAACGACCGGCTGCGCGAGGTCTACGTGGACGGCATCGCGGCCCGGCTGGACCAGGAGGAGATGCGCCGCGCGGCCGCGCAGTCCGGCGGCGAGGCGCTCTCCGACCCGCTGACCGGCCTGCCGAACCGCCGCCGGCTCGAACGCTACGTGGCCGAGCTGGCCGAGCACGGCGAGCGCGCCGCGCTCGGCGTCTGCGACCTGATGGGCTTCACCTCGGTCAACACCGTGCACGGCCACCACGCCGGCGACCTGGTGCTGCAGCGGGTGGCCGGGGTGATAAACCGGGTGATGCGCCGCGGCGACTTCGTGGCCCGCTACGGCGGCGACGAGTTCGTGGTGGTGCTGCCCGGCGCCGGCACGGCCCAGGCCACCGAGGTCGGCCGCCGCATCTCCACCGCGCTGGCCGCGGAGGACTGGGAGTCACTGGTCCCCGGCACGCCGATCTCCGCCCGGCTCGGCTGGGCGGAGGTCAACGGCGCGGTACCCGAGGGCCGCGGCGGGCTGGCGGACGCGCTGGTCCGCGCGTTCCGCACGGTCACCGCATGA
- a CDS encoding MerR family transcriptional regulator — translation MRVAELSRTTGVPVPTIKYYLREGLLPAGELTSPNQASYDERHVRRLRLVRALLEVGRLPIATIREVLRDIDDDSDWGMHERLGRTLYPLAGVPDDPPGPELAAAMAEVDALIARWGWQVEPHSPGRRRLAEVMLTFRELGVGHLMNAIDRYAEAAEIIAESDLRGITTDRAPDDVVTGAVIGTIVGDALQAALRRLAHEHTSVRLFTP, via the coding sequence ATGCGTGTCGCGGAGTTGAGCCGGACCACCGGGGTGCCGGTGCCGACGATCAAGTATTACCTGCGCGAAGGGCTGCTGCCGGCCGGCGAGCTGACCAGCCCGAACCAGGCGAGTTACGACGAGCGGCACGTACGGCGGCTGCGGCTGGTGCGGGCGCTGCTGGAGGTCGGGCGGTTGCCGATCGCCACCATCCGCGAGGTTCTCCGCGACATCGACGACGACAGCGACTGGGGCATGCACGAGCGCCTCGGCCGCACGCTCTACCCGCTGGCCGGGGTGCCCGACGACCCGCCCGGACCGGAGCTGGCCGCCGCGATGGCGGAGGTGGACGCGCTGATCGCGCGCTGGGGCTGGCAGGTCGAGCCGCACAGCCCGGGCCGGCGGCGGCTGGCCGAGGTGATGCTGACGTTCCGCGAGCTGGGCGTCGGTCATCTGATGAACGCGATCGACCGGTACGCCGAAGCCGCCGAGATCATCGCGGAGTCCGACCTGCGCGGCATCACCACCGACCGTGCACCCGACGACGTGGTCACCGGCGCGGTGATCGGCACGATCGTCGGGGACGCGTTGCAGGCCGCTCTGCGCCGCCTGGCGCACGAGCACACCTCGGTACGGCTGTTCACCCCGTGA
- a CDS encoding glycoside hydrolase family 10 protein, which produces MPAQTKPTRRQLLIGLTAGLSVIVVVATLGLIRWADNRSGGAAEAREPIGAVTSNASTAGACGGVATSAPRELRAMWITSVNNIDWPSRKGLPEAQVKAEYLSWLDLAQKLNHNAVFVHVRPSGDAFWPSRYAPWSDWLTGKRDGQSPGWDPMAWMIAETHARNLEFHAWFNPYRGSQPAAAKGAGDDLNQLAPNHPLRAHPEWRVVYPSENGRFYFNPGVPEARAFVEDSMLEAVEKYDVDGVHFDDFFYPYPEDGEDFPDDAAFAAHNRGIKDKGDWRRDNVNLLVKEMSEKIKQIKPWVKFGISPFGIWRNQGTDPEGSDSRGLQAYDEIYADTRTWVREGWLDYIVPQLYWNIGFDRADYARLLPWWTKTVAGTGVQLWIGQADYRAGEAGVWKEPDQLSKQLALNRTHPEVTGSVHFSAKQVKADKLGSVTRYAKDFYTTPALPAVMPQLPAAPPPAPSLTSAVRDPETGAVTVTGRAAEGAKPASYALYRVDGDRATLVATHRATDAADQRWIDPAAPAAPTTYCVTALDRSWNEGTPSASITAG; this is translated from the coding sequence GTGCCCGCACAGACGAAGCCCACCCGCCGCCAGTTACTCATCGGACTGACCGCCGGACTCTCGGTGATCGTGGTGGTCGCCACGCTGGGCCTGATCCGCTGGGCGGACAACCGTTCCGGCGGCGCCGCGGAGGCCCGGGAGCCGATCGGCGCGGTCACCAGCAACGCGTCCACGGCCGGCGCCTGCGGCGGCGTGGCCACGTCCGCGCCGCGCGAGCTGCGCGCCATGTGGATCACGAGCGTCAACAACATCGACTGGCCGAGCCGCAAGGGCCTGCCCGAGGCGCAGGTGAAGGCGGAGTACCTGAGCTGGCTCGACCTGGCGCAGAAGCTCAACCACAACGCGGTCTTCGTACACGTGCGGCCCAGCGGCGACGCGTTCTGGCCGTCGCGATACGCGCCCTGGTCCGACTGGCTGACCGGCAAGCGCGACGGGCAGAGCCCCGGCTGGGACCCGATGGCGTGGATGATCGCCGAGACGCACGCGCGCAATCTGGAGTTCCACGCGTGGTTCAACCCGTACCGGGGCAGTCAGCCGGCCGCGGCCAAGGGCGCCGGTGACGACCTGAACCAGCTCGCGCCGAACCATCCGCTGCGCGCGCACCCGGAGTGGCGCGTGGTCTACCCGAGCGAGAACGGGCGGTTCTACTTCAATCCCGGCGTTCCGGAGGCGCGGGCGTTCGTCGAGGACTCGATGCTGGAGGCGGTCGAGAAGTACGACGTGGACGGCGTCCACTTCGACGACTTCTTCTACCCGTACCCGGAGGACGGCGAGGACTTCCCGGACGACGCCGCGTTCGCCGCGCACAACCGTGGCATCAAGGACAAGGGCGACTGGCGGCGCGACAACGTGAACCTGCTGGTCAAGGAGATGTCCGAGAAGATCAAGCAGATCAAGCCGTGGGTGAAGTTCGGGATCAGCCCGTTCGGCATCTGGCGCAACCAGGGCACCGACCCGGAGGGCTCGGACAGCCGCGGCCTGCAGGCGTACGACGAGATCTACGCGGACACCCGCACCTGGGTCCGGGAGGGCTGGCTGGACTACATCGTCCCGCAGCTCTACTGGAACATCGGCTTCGACCGCGCCGACTACGCGCGGCTGCTGCCCTGGTGGACGAAGACCGTGGCCGGGACCGGCGTGCAGCTGTGGATCGGCCAGGCCGACTACCGGGCCGGTGAGGCGGGCGTCTGGAAGGAGCCGGACCAGCTCAGCAAGCAGCTCGCGCTCAATCGCACGCATCCCGAGGTGACCGGCAGCGTCCACTTCAGCGCCAAGCAGGTCAAGGCCGACAAACTAGGGTCTGTCACCCGGTACGCCAAGGACTTCTACACCACGCCCGCGCTCCCGGCCGTGATGCCACAGCTGCCGGCCGCCCCGCCGCCCGCGCCGTCGCTCACCTCCGCCGTGCGCGACCCGGAGACCGGCGCCGTCACGGTCACCGGCCGCGCCGCCGAGGGCGCGAAACCGGCCTCCTACGCCCTCTACCGCGTCGACGGCGACAGGGCCACCCTGGTCGCCACCCACCGCGCCACCGACGCCGCCGACCAGCGGTGGATCGATCCCGCCGCCCCCGCGGCCCCCACCACCTATTGCGTCACCGCCCTCGACCGGTCCTGGAACGAGGGCACCCCGAGCGCGTCCATCACCGCCGGCTGA
- a CDS encoding L-threonylcarbamoyladenylate synthase, whose product MLYDCRSAADRDRGIAAAIEAAKNGELVVMPTDTLYGIGCDAFSSHAVNSLFNAKGRGRTPPPVLVGSRHTLNGLVLILPRAARDLADAFWPGPLTIIVDHAPSLQWDLGETNGQIAVRQPLHPVALEVLREVGPMAVSAANKPGRPAPVTAAEAQDQMGYSVRTYLEAGPALDPVPSTIVDVTGDVPRMLRAGAIPLEKLRDVVPDMLGQED is encoded by the coding sequence ATGCTCTATGACTGCCGGTCCGCAGCCGATCGTGATCGAGGCATCGCCGCCGCGATCGAGGCAGCGAAGAACGGCGAGCTGGTGGTCATGCCCACCGACACGCTGTACGGCATCGGGTGTGACGCGTTCTCGTCGCACGCCGTGAACTCGCTCTTCAACGCGAAGGGCCGCGGGCGTACGCCGCCGCCGGTCCTGGTCGGCTCCCGGCACACGCTGAACGGGCTGGTGCTGATCCTGCCCCGGGCGGCCCGCGACCTGGCGGACGCGTTCTGGCCCGGCCCGCTGACCATCATCGTCGACCACGCGCCCAGCCTGCAGTGGGACCTCGGCGAGACGAACGGCCAGATCGCGGTACGGCAGCCGCTGCACCCGGTCGCGCTGGAGGTGCTGCGCGAGGTCGGCCCGATGGCGGTCTCCGCGGCCAACAAGCCCGGCCGTCCGGCACCGGTGACCGCGGCCGAGGCGCAGGACCAGATGGGCTACTCGGTCCGGACGTACCTGGAGGCCGGCCCGGCGCTCGACCCGGTGCCGAGCACGATCGTGGACGTCACCGGCGACGTGCCCCGCATGCTGCGCGCGGGCGCGATCCCGCTGGAGAAGCTCCGCGACGTGGTGCCGGACATGCTCGGCCAGGAGGACTGA
- a CDS encoding arsenate reductase/protein-tyrosine-phosphatase family protein produces MPPFSVLHVCMGNICRSPMAEHMLNMAFTRRLTGAAAVAEELIYSHSAGTGGWHAGEKMNPPAAREIKRRGGDASSFEARKLRSDHIDAADLILTATADQHEYVLALRPDAAARSFVLAEFGRLLATVSDDDLPPAGTTPEEVYARGIAIVAAVDAARAGAEPLPTDDLDDPWGRGDAAFVRIADEIEATVDPLAARLLPRP; encoded by the coding sequence ATGCCGCCGTTTTCCGTGCTGCACGTCTGCATGGGCAACATCTGCCGCAGCCCGATGGCCGAGCACATGCTGAACATGGCGTTCACGCGCCGCCTGACCGGCGCCGCCGCGGTCGCCGAGGAGCTGATCTACTCGCACAGCGCCGGGACCGGTGGCTGGCACGCGGGGGAGAAGATGAACCCGCCGGCCGCCCGGGAGATCAAGCGCCGGGGCGGGGACGCGTCCTCGTTCGAGGCACGCAAGCTGCGGTCGGATCACATCGACGCGGCGGACCTGATCCTGACGGCGACGGCGGACCAGCACGAGTACGTGCTGGCGCTGCGGCCGGACGCGGCGGCACGGTCGTTCGTGCTGGCCGAGTTCGGCCGGCTGCTGGCCACGGTCTCCGACGACGACCTGCCACCGGCCGGCACCACGCCCGAAGAGGTCTACGCCCGGGGCATCGCGATCGTCGCCGCGGTCGACGCCGCCCGCGCCGGCGCCGAACCGCTCCCCACCGATGACCTCGACGACCCCTGGGGCCGCGGCGACGCCGCCTTCGTCCGGATCGCCGACGAGATCGAGGCCACCGTCGACCCCCTCGCCGCCCGCCTGCTCCCGAGACCCTGA
- the tsaD gene encoding tRNA (adenosine(37)-N6)-threonylcarbamoyltransferase complex transferase subunit TsaD: protein MTSNGLILGIETSCDDTAVGLVDERGQVVASAVASQVLIHNRYGGVYPEVASRAHIDKIIPTVRMVLEDSGVNPRELEAIGVTRGPGLIGSLMVGLDTASGLAAGWGVPIVGVNHLRGHLRSADLEEQRVEFPAMILLVSGGHTLLARMNGPSDIKLIGNTLDDSVGEAYDKVSRMLGLGYPGGPVVDRMAGAGIPNIPFPRPVINHGLDFSFSGLKSAVMRYLEAEKGWKVEDVAASFVAACMDVLIAKCRRALATYPSSSLVIVGGVAASPPLRAAAAQLCDEAGVRLCLPPLKWSTDNGAMIAMAAWDYLASDNHTPVQPQTSLTIESF, encoded by the coding sequence ATGACGTCGAACGGCCTCATCCTCGGCATCGAGACGTCCTGCGACGACACGGCCGTCGGCCTCGTCGACGAGCGCGGTCAGGTCGTCGCGTCCGCGGTCGCGTCCCAGGTGCTCATCCACAACCGCTACGGCGGCGTCTACCCCGAGGTCGCCAGCCGCGCCCACATCGACAAGATCATCCCAACGGTACGGATGGTGCTGGAGGACTCCGGCGTCAACCCGCGCGAGCTGGAGGCGATCGGCGTCACCCGCGGCCCCGGCCTGATCGGCTCGCTGATGGTCGGCCTGGACACCGCGTCCGGCCTGGCCGCCGGCTGGGGCGTCCCGATCGTCGGCGTCAACCACCTCCGCGGCCACCTGCGCAGCGCCGATCTGGAGGAGCAGCGCGTCGAGTTCCCCGCGATGATCCTGCTGGTCTCCGGCGGCCACACGCTGCTCGCCCGGATGAACGGCCCGTCCGACATCAAGCTGATCGGCAACACGCTGGACGACTCGGTCGGCGAGGCCTACGACAAGGTCTCCCGCATGCTGGGTCTCGGCTACCCCGGCGGCCCGGTCGTCGACCGGATGGCCGGTGCCGGCATCCCCAACATCCCGTTCCCGCGCCCGGTCATCAACCACGGCCTGGACTTCTCCTTCTCCGGCCTGAAGAGCGCCGTGATGCGCTACCTGGAGGCCGAGAAGGGCTGGAAGGTCGAGGACGTCGCCGCGTCCTTCGTCGCCGCCTGCATGGACGTGCTGATCGCCAAGTGCCGCCGCGCGCTGGCCACGTACCCGTCGTCCTCGCTGGTCATCGTGGGTGGCGTGGCCGCCTCCCCGCCGCTGCGCGCCGCCGCCGCCCAGCTCTGCGACGAGGCCGGCGTCCGCCTCTGTCTCCCGCCGCTGAAGTGGTCCACCGACAACGGCGCCATGATCGCCATGGCCGCCTGGGACTACCTGGCCAGCGACAACCACACCCCGGTCCAGCCACAGACGTCCCTCACGATCGAGAGCTTCTGA
- a CDS encoding L-threonylcarbamoyladenylate synthase, whose amino-acid sequence MILQNVTDVTPEIVAAARDSLLAGGVALVPTDTVYGLAVAAGRPSAAARIFALKNRPAAKNLPIMVAGVDQLPSLGVVVTPDARKLLDAFAPGPITIAFGVDPAAAPEWLAGRDEIAVRVPKEEALLAILRETGPLLVTSANAHAQETPETVPDILAMLDGEPDVVLDGGPRQSVPSTLVNCNLPVPRIERVGQIPADRIEKVLHSAEKVLS is encoded by the coding sequence GTGATCCTGCAGAACGTCACCGACGTGACGCCCGAGATCGTCGCCGCCGCGCGGGACAGCCTGCTGGCCGGCGGCGTGGCGCTGGTACCGACCGACACCGTCTACGGCCTCGCGGTCGCGGCCGGCCGCCCCTCGGCGGCCGCTCGCATCTTCGCCCTGAAGAACCGGCCCGCCGCGAAGAACCTGCCGATCATGGTGGCCGGCGTGGACCAGCTGCCGTCGCTCGGCGTGGTCGTCACGCCGGACGCCCGCAAGCTGCTGGACGCGTTCGCCCCCGGCCCGATCACGATCGCGTTCGGCGTCGACCCGGCCGCCGCGCCGGAGTGGCTGGCCGGGCGGGACGAGATCGCGGTGCGCGTCCCGAAGGAGGAGGCGCTGCTGGCCATCCTCCGCGAGACCGGCCCGCTGCTGGTCACCAGCGCGAACGCGCACGCCCAGGAGACGCCGGAGACCGTGCCGGACATCCTCGCGATGCTGGACGGCGAGCCCGACGTCGTGCTCGACGGCGGCCCGCGCCAGTCCGTACCGTCGACGCTGGTGAACTGCAACCTGCCGGTGCCCCGCATCGAGCGGGTCGGCCAGATCCCCGCTGACCGGATCGAGAAGGTCCTGCACTCCGCTGAGAAGGTGCTGTCATGA
- the tsaB gene encoding tRNA (adenosine(37)-N6)-threonylcarbamoyltransferase complex dimerization subunit type 1 TsaB, translating to MGLTLAIETSSINYGVTLDGAETVLRRDDPSFTSIGGLVDTALVAAGRTPADIELIAVDLGPGNLSSVRAGVAYANGLGFSLGRQVVGIHGLRVLAFTAAPAPELPVLCLRNAGAGNVYAAVYEHGKATLMRHDTLTAICESVRASHSAVILAGAFRDQARAQLTGVDVTDSGVEAPTSLATWTLTVSPPADADWAPADFVSPINEQTPPFTGEIP from the coding sequence ATGGGTCTCACGCTGGCGATCGAAACATCGTCGATTAACTACGGCGTCACGCTGGACGGTGCCGAGACCGTCCTGAGGCGTGACGACCCGTCTTTCACCAGCATCGGCGGCCTGGTCGACACCGCGCTCGTTGCGGCCGGCCGGACACCGGCGGACATCGAGCTGATCGCGGTCGACCTCGGCCCGGGCAATCTGAGCTCGGTGCGCGCCGGTGTGGCGTACGCGAACGGGCTTGGTTTCAGCCTCGGCCGCCAGGTGGTGGGCATCCACGGGCTGCGCGTGCTGGCGTTCACCGCCGCGCCGGCGCCGGAACTGCCCGTGCTCTGCCTGCGCAACGCGGGTGCCGGCAACGTCTACGCGGCCGTCTACGAGCACGGCAAGGCCACGCTGATGCGGCACGACACGCTCACCGCGATCTGCGAGTCGGTGCGCGCGTCGCACTCCGCGGTGATCCTGGCCGGTGCGTTCCGCGACCAGGCCCGCGCGCAGCTGACCGGCGTCGACGTGACCGACAGCGGCGTCGAGGCGCCGACCTCACTGGCCACCTGGACGCTCACCGTGTCCCCGCCGGCCGACGCGGACTGGGCGCCGGCCGACTTCGTGAGCCCGATCAACGAGCAGACGCCACCGTTCACCGGGGAGATTCCGTGA
- the tsaE gene encoding tRNA (adenosine(37)-N6)-threonylcarbamoyltransferase complex ATPase subunit type 1 TsaE has translation MESFSVVSGSPARTALIAAALADRLRPGDIVLLSGNLAAGKTTFVKAVAEALGSTDPVTSPTFALAQFYATKESRILHVDSYRLADVEEYRDLGLAEYQDDAISLIEWGEKIAGEFPCHLAISFVATDEADGRSLTFSATCDRWTAALGDLHAAISKDTHGSHAGDRNIVD, from the coding sequence ATGGAGTCATTCAGTGTCGTCTCCGGCTCGCCGGCTCGGACAGCGCTGATCGCCGCCGCGCTCGCCGACCGGCTGAGGCCCGGCGACATCGTGCTGCTGAGCGGCAACCTGGCCGCGGGCAAGACCACGTTCGTCAAGGCGGTCGCCGAGGCGCTGGGCTCCACCGACCCGGTCACCAGCCCGACGTTCGCGCTCGCGCAGTTCTACGCGACCAAGGAGTCGCGGATCCTGCACGTGGACAGCTACCGGCTGGCGGACGTGGAGGAGTACCGCGACCTCGGCCTCGCGGAGTACCAGGACGACGCGATCAGCCTGATCGAGTGGGGCGAGAAGATCGCCGGCGAGTTCCCCTGCCACCTCGCGATCTCGTTCGTCGCCACCGACGAGGCCGACGGCCGCTCCCTGACGTTCTCCGCCACCTGCGACCGGTGGACCGCCGCGCTCGGCGACCTGCACGCCGCTATCTCGAAGGACACCCATGGGTCTCACGCTGGCGATCGAAACATCGTCGATTAA
- a CDS encoding SDR family oxidoreductase — translation MQPDALCLVTGATGYIGGRLAPRLVQAGYRVRCLARNANRLRDVPWASQVEIAEGDVSKPDSLAAALEGVDVAYYLIHSLGRRGFEEMDRVAARNFAEAAATAGVQRIVYLGGPDPTGDVHSAHLRSRAEVGRILLDSGVPTAVLRAPVIIGSGSASFEMLRYLTERLPVMVTPRWVNNKIQPIAVRDVLRRLIEAASLPPDVNRGFDIAGPDVLTYAEMMQRYAAVAGLPRRRLLPVRVLTPWLSSHWVGVITPVPNAIARPLVESLIHDAVAHENDIARYTGSWQPTPFDEAVRLALAKVRDVQVETRWTGAAGRDASAEPLPTDPAWSGGSVYTDVRDQPVGAPSDALWRVIEGIGGENGWYSFPLAWSARGWLDTLSGGVGLRRGRRDPHRLYVGEALDFWRVEEIVPGRMLRLRAEMRLPGRAWLEMYAEPGPDGTSTYRQRAIFLPHGLAGHAYWAAVFPFHAIVFGGMARNIARSSVT, via the coding sequence ATGCAACCCGATGCACTCTGCCTGGTCACCGGCGCCACCGGATACATCGGCGGTCGTCTCGCCCCGCGCCTGGTCCAGGCCGGTTACCGGGTGCGCTGCCTGGCCCGGAACGCGAACCGTCTGCGCGACGTCCCGTGGGCGTCCCAGGTGGAGATCGCCGAGGGCGACGTCAGCAAGCCGGACTCGCTCGCCGCCGCGCTGGAGGGCGTCGACGTCGCCTACTACCTGATCCACTCGCTCGGCCGGCGCGGTTTCGAGGAGATGGACCGGGTCGCGGCCCGCAACTTCGCCGAGGCCGCCGCGACAGCGGGCGTGCAGCGGATCGTCTACCTCGGCGGCCCGGACCCGACCGGCGACGTGCACTCCGCCCACCTGCGCTCGCGCGCCGAGGTCGGCCGGATCCTGCTGGACAGCGGCGTACCCACGGCCGTGCTGCGCGCCCCGGTGATCATCGGGTCCGGCTCCGCGTCGTTCGAGATGCTGCGCTACCTGACCGAGCGGCTGCCGGTCATGGTCACGCCGCGGTGGGTCAACAACAAGATCCAGCCCATCGCGGTACGGGACGTGCTGCGCCGCCTGATCGAGGCCGCGAGCCTGCCGCCGGACGTCAACCGCGGCTTCGACATCGCCGGCCCGGACGTGCTCACCTACGCGGAGATGATGCAGCGGTACGCCGCGGTCGCCGGCCTCCCCCGCCGCCGCCTGCTCCCGGTCCGCGTGCTCACGCCGTGGCTCTCCTCGCACTGGGTCGGCGTGATCACCCCGGTCCCGAACGCGATCGCCCGCCCGCTGGTGGAGAGCCTGATCCACGACGCCGTGGCGCACGAGAACGACATCGCGCGGTACACCGGGTCGTGGCAGCCGACGCCGTTCGACGAGGCGGTCCGGCTCGCGCTCGCCAAGGTCCGCGACGTGCAGGTGGAGACGCGGTGGACCGGCGCGGCCGGACGGGACGCGTCCGCGGAACCGCTGCCGACCGACCCGGCCTGGTCCGGCGGCAGCGTCTACACCGACGTGCGCGACCAGCCGGTCGGCGCGCCGTCCGACGCGCTCTGGCGGGTGATCGAGGGCATCGGCGGCGAGAACGGCTGGTACTCGTTCCCGCTCGCCTGGTCCGCGCGCGGCTGGCTGGACACGCTTTCCGGCGGCGTCGGCCTGCGCCGCGGCCGCCGCGACCCGCACCGCCTCTACGTCGGCGAGGCACTGGACTTCTGGCGCGTCGAGGAGATCGTGCCCGGCCGCATGCTGCGGCTGCGCGCCGAGATGCGGCTGCCCGGCCGCGCCTGGCTGGAGATGTACGCCGAGCCCGGCCCGGACGGCACGTCGACATACCGGCAGCGGGCCATCTTCCTGCCGCACGGCCTGGCCGGTCACGCGTACTGGGCCGCGGTCTTCCCGTTCCACGCCATCGTCTTCGGCGGCATGGCCCGCAACATAGCGCGGTCCTCGGTCACCTGA